Proteins from a genomic interval of Arachis hypogaea cultivar Tifrunner chromosome 10, arahy.Tifrunner.gnm2.J5K5, whole genome shotgun sequence:
- the LOC112715118 gene encoding uncharacterized protein, translated as MSIQPKTEPGSPPILSSTSNKSLETMSVPELIQILRVKWEKEDYDRVEEVFVEREKKLKTKAGELEEQFQLQSLARIDAEDKLKKKEQECEKVQRLYETLFKGVKESGLDKETIESLRKKNKKLECENLKLLELKKKYEVDGNAVDELRKKVAELEAEKKNNLDTITELNDKNGKLVDEKLKAKFLELLDRVVTCEETIKVWMSDASFDGKHDINKADDPGFPSKVKEEVKEFNDEINDGSLPLQRNKDFHQSHGAAAAEGGSKFQNIIEISDSDHDDDDIPIHE; from the exons ATGTCAATTCAACCAAAAACTGAACCTGGGTCACCCCCCATTCTCTCATCAACCAGTAACAAAAGCTTGGAGACGATGAGCGTTCCTGAGCTCATTCAAATTCTTCGAGTTAAGTGGGAAAAAGAGGATTATGACAGAGTTGAAGAGGTTTTCgtagaaagagagaaaaaacttAAAACCAAGGCTGGTGAACTTGAAGAGCAGTTTCAGCTTCAGAGTCTAGCAAGGATTGATGCTGAGGataaattgaagaagaaagagcAAGAGTGTGAGAAGGTACAGAGGCTTTATGAGACGTTGTTTAAGGGAGTGAAGGAAAGTGGGTTGGACAAGGAAACCATTGAGAGTTtgaggaagaagaacaaaaagtTAGAGTGCGAGAATCTTAAGTTGTTGGAGTTGAAAAAGAAATATGAGGTTGATGGCAATGCTGTTGATGAATTAAGGAAGAAAGTGGCTGAGTTAGAGGCTGAAAAGAAGAATAATTTGGATACTATTACTGAGTTGAATGATAAGAATGGGAAGTTGGTGGATGAGAAATTGAAGGCTAAGTTTTTGGAATTGCTTGACAGGGTTGTGACATGTGAGGAAACTATAAAGGTTTGGATGAGTGATGCTTCTTTTGATGGAAAGCATGATATTAATAAAGCTGATGATCCTGGTTTTCCTTCTAAAGTCAAAGAAGAAGTGAAGGAGTTCAATGATGAAATCAATGATGGTTCTCTACCTTTGCAAAGAAATAAAGATTTTCATCAATCTCATGGTGCTGCAGCTG CTGAGGGAGGAtccaaatttcaaaatattattgagaTCAGTGACAGCGACCATGACGATGATGATATCCCTATTCACGAGTAA